DNA sequence from the Bradyrhizobium sp. CIAT3101 genome:
TGCCGGCGGGAGCAGGTGATCTGCGGCCCCAGGTTACCGTCGTCCGAAAGTCCGGCCCGCAATGGGAGAAGATCACGGCATCCGAAGACTTCGACCTCGAGCCGGGTGACGTGATCGAAATCACGCTGCGGCAGCAGGGCGGCTCCTGAGATCACTGGCCTGAGCGGCGGCATACCGAGCTCCGGAGCTGCTGCTCCCATCGACCATGACATGAGCCCTCGATCGACGGACCCGGAACGCCGGGCCGGCGTCGCCTGCCTTCGTCAAAAAGTGCAACCGGATTACCCCCAAAGCTGACCTCCTACCACCGATTGAACGTTTACAACACGTACGGCAATTGGAGAATGATCGTCGGACGCTCATTCATTTGGTTGAGGCAAGAGGGAACGGGGCATCATGCTGAACTTGAACCAGAGCAGCTCGGTTGCATCGCGTTACCAATCCAAGGAGACCATTTTCAACATCTCCAACCGTGTTCCGCCCACTCTGCCCGAGGACAGTCCGTCCGATATGCGCGACGAGTTGCATGCGGCTCTAGGCCGTGTCGGCTGCGCGCACGTTGTGCTGAAGCAGGGCCATGTGGTCGAGGTCAGCCCGACCGGACGCGCCATATTGGAGCGCTACAGTGAGTTCGCGGCGGGTACGAAATCGCTGTACGGCGTTGTAAGGGAGATCGCAAAGCGGGCGAGCGTCGAACTTCCTGCGGGTTCGATGTCGTGGCTGGCGACGTCCTTCAACGAAGGCATAACGAGCCTCGTGAACCAGATGACGAATGTCTGGCCGGACGAAACGTACACCGTCATCCTGCTCGATCTCGATGCCCGTCCGGAGCCGTCACCCCGCACGCTGCAACGACTGTTCAACCTGACGGCCGCGGAAACCCAACTCGCGATCGAATTGGCGCGCGGTGGCAATCTGCTGGATATTTCCCGCACCCAGCGGCTGAGCCGGGCGACGATCCGCTCGCATCTCGCATCCCTCTTCGTCAAGACGCAGACACGACGGCAGGTGGAGCTCGTCTCCCTCTTGGGGCGGATCGCGCTGTTCCCGTAATGCAGCCAGGCGCCAGCGTCACGGGGCCCTGAGCCGCGTGCCTGGACGCCGATGGAGCCCGCCAAGATCAAGCTTGCAAGATCAAGCTCCCGCCCGGATCCATCCGGCGGCCCGATCCTATCTCTCGCGCAGCATTTCCTGATTGTATCGCGTCAGCGGCGAAAGCAGATAGCTGATGATCCGTCGCGAACCGGTCTTGATTTCGACGGTCACCGCCATTCCAGGCGACAATTGGACGGTC
Encoded proteins:
- a CDS encoding helix-turn-helix transcriptional regulator, with the translated sequence MLNLNQSSSVASRYQSKETIFNISNRVPPTLPEDSPSDMRDELHAALGRVGCAHVVLKQGHVVEVSPTGRAILERYSEFAAGTKSLYGVVREIAKRASVELPAGSMSWLATSFNEGITSLVNQMTNVWPDETYTVILLDLDARPEPSPRTLQRLFNLTAAETQLAIELARGGNLLDISRTQRLSRATIRSHLASLFVKTQTRRQVELVSLLGRIALFP